The genomic interval GACCTATCAAGGCAAGCAGAGCCGTTATTGGGTCATAGAGGGGCCGGACGGCGCCATTCTCGGCGGCGGCGGCATAGCCCCCCTGGCGGGGGAGACAGGGACCTGCGAGCTGCAGAAGATGTACTTCCTGCCCGCCCTGCGCGGCCTGGGGCTGGGGCGGCGGCTGGTGTTGCAGGCCCTGGCGGAGGCACGCACCCTCGGATACTTGCGCTGCTATCTGGAGACCACGGCCGATCTGCGGGAAGCCACCAGCCTCTACGAGTCGCTCGGCTTCGAGCACCTGCCGGGCCCCCTCGGTTGCACCGGCCACGACGCCTGCGAGATCTGCATGGTGTTGGAACTGGAATAGAGCGCCCCCTCATCCCCAGCCCTTCTCCCGCGAGGGGAGAAGGGAGCAAAACAGGATTCCGCTCTCTTTCGGGCAAGCATCATGTGGTTCCCTCTCCCTCCGGGAGAGGGCCAGGGTGAGGGCTGCTGTCGACCGGCCAGGTGCGATGCCATAGCCCCTGAAGTCTGTCCTTATCAGGCTAAACGACACAAAAAAGAGACCCCGCCGAAGCGGGGTCTCTTTTATCGTCAACCATCAAGGTTTGCGAGCAGGTATCAGTGCTCGCGGGTCTGGCGGAACGCCACGTCGGGGTGACGCTCCTGGGCCAGGCGCAGGTTGACCATGGTCGGGGCTATGTAGGTGAGGTTGTCACCGCCATCCAGGGCCAGGTTGACCTCGTTCTTGCGCTTGAACTCCTCGAACTTCTTGACGTCCGTCCCTTCCACCCAGCGGGCGGTGGAGACGTTGACCGCCTCGTAGATCGCCTCGACGTTGTACTCGCTCTTCAGACGCGAGACCACCACATCGAACTGCAGCACACCGACGGCACCGACGACGAGATCGTTGCTGATGAGCGGACGGAACACCTGCACGGCACCCTCTTCGGAGAGCTGCACCAGCCCCTTGAGCAGCTGCTTCTGCTTGAGGGGGTCGCGCAGGCGGATGCGGCGGAACAGCTCGGGTGCGAAGTTCGGGATGCCGGTGAACTTGAGATCCTCACCCTGGGTGAAGGTGTCGCCGATCTGGATGGTGCCGTGGTTGTGCAGCCCTATGATGTCACCGGCGCAGGCTTCGACCGCCTGCTCGCGGTCACCGGCCATGAAGGTGACGGCATCGGAGATGTTCACATCCTTGCCGATGCGCACATGGCGCATCTTCATGCCCTTGGAGTAGGTGCCGGACACTATGCGCATAAAGGCGATACGGTCGCGGTGCTTGGGATCCATGTTCGCCTGGATCTTGAACACGAAACCGGAGAACTTCTCCTCGGTCGCCACCACTTCGCGGCTCTCTGCCTTGCGCGGCATGGGGGCCGGGGCCCAGTCGGTCAGGCCGTCCAGCATGTGGTCGACGCCGAAGTTACCGAGGGCGGTACCGAAGAAGACCGGGGTCATCTCGCCGGCGATGAAGGCCTCGTGATCGAACTCGGGCGAGGCGCCCTGCACCAGCTCCAGTTCGCCGCGCAGCTGGGCCGCCAGATCTTCACCTATGGCGGCGTCCAGTTCCGGGTTGTTCAGCCCCTTGACCACCCGCTTCTCCTGGATGGTGTGGCCCTGACCGCTCTGGTACAGATAGGTCTCGTCCTTGTAGAGGTGGTAGACCCCCTTGAAGGACTTGCCGCAGCCGATGGGCCAGGTGATGGGGGCGCACATGATCTTCAGCTCGCGCTCCACCTCGTCCATCACTTCCATGGGATCGCGCACTTCGCGGTCCAGCTTGTTCATGAAGGTGAGGATGGGGGTATCCCGCAGCCGGGTGACTTCCATCAGCTTGCGGGTCCGGTCTTCGACACCCTTGGCGGCGTCGATGACCATCAGGCAGCAGTCGACCGCCGTCAGAGTACGATAGGTATCTTCGGAGAAGTCCTCGTGACCCGGGGTGTCGAGCAGGTTGACCAGACAGTCCGCATAGGGGAACTGCATCACCGAGGTGGTGATGGAGATACCACGCTGCTTCTCCATCTCCATCCAGTCGGATTTGGCGTGCTGGCCCGAGCCACGGCCCTTGACGGTACCGGCACGCTGTATGGCCTGTCCGAACAGCAGGACTTTTTCGGTGATGGTGGTTTTACCCGCATCCGGGTGCGAGATGATCGCAAAAGTGCGTCTCTTGGAGACTTCACTCAGAAATTCAGCTGACATAATTCGACGTTCTTCTATTGAGCGGCGGCCTTGGCCCCCGTGGGAATAAATGCGGGACAGCACCTTGGGATCAGGGCTCCCATGCAGACAACGACGCCACGCAGCCGGGTCATGGAACCCGCAGGTGGAAAAAGGAGGAGCGCTGCGTTACATGGGCCTTCTCGCCTGAGTCAAAGCAAAATTGCGCGACATTATACCCGCGCGAGTGAAAAATACCCAGCCCGGCATGAGGGGGCAGAAGGCCGCTTCGGGATCAGGCCGCCTTCACCACCCGGTTGCGCCCCGCCAGCTTGGCTGCGTACATGGCCTCGTCGGCCCGGCGTATCAGCTCCCCGAGATTGTCATCCTCTGCCCTGTACTGGGCACAGCCGATGCTGACGTGGATGGGATGATCCTCAGGCACTCCCTCGATGACGAGGCGGGAGACCGCCATCCTGACCCGCTCCGCCACCTCGGCCGCCTCCTCAAGATCGGTGTCCGGCAGCAGCACCAGAAACTCCTCCCCGCCGTTGCGCCCCACCCTGTCGAGGCTGCGTACCTGCTCCTCGATGCAATGGGCCACAGCGGTCAGCACCTGATCCCCCACCTGGTGGCCGAGCTGGTCGTTGACCTTCTTGAAGTGATCTATGTCCAGCAGCAGCACGCACAGGGGCTTGCCGCTCGCGCGCGCCTGGCTGAACCATTTGCGCCCCTTGGCCTGGATCTGGCGCCGGTTGTGGATGCCCGTCAGCTCGTCCGTCATGGCGAGGTGCTGCATCTTGCGAGTACGGCTGCGCTGATGGAGCACCAGTACCCCCATCACCAGCAGCGACAGGACCACCACCAGATATTGCCAGTAGCGCCGCTCCTGCAACTGCTTGAGCTTTTCTGCCTGCAACTGCTGGCTGGATCTGAGGGCCTGGTTCTCCAGCTCCTTGCGCGCCAGATCGAACTCGAAGCGCATCTGCAGGGCCCGCTGTTCCCGCAGCCGCTGATCAAGCTCCTGACGGGTCTGCACGAAGGCCTTGAGGCTGGCCAGCGCCTCCGCGACCCGACCCTGATGTTCAAGCACCCGGGCGCGCACCTCGTGCACCCAGGCGAGGAAGCGCAGGTTCTGCTCCCGGGCAAAAATCGGCTCGGCCTCGTTCAGGTGCCGCAGCGCCTCGGCCGGTTTGCCCATGGCATCTAGCGCTGTAGCCATGACGATGTGCCAGTGGCCCAGGGTCACGCTGTCCGCCCCCTCCCCCTGATGCAACAAGGTGGCGGCCTGTTCCAGCTTGGCCATGGCCTGCGCCGTCTTGCCCTGCCTGAGCAATATGGTGGCCAGCTCTATCCTGCTCCAGGCCAGCACCCCGTCCTGCTGCTGCGCCTCATAGTAGCGCTCGGCCTCCGCCATCAGGGGCAAGGCCTTGTCGTACTCTGCCGTGTCCACATAGAGCAGCCCCTGCTGGGTGTGGATATCCACCAGCCGCTCCTGATCCCCCAGCGTCCGGTAGTCGTGCTCCAGCTCCCGGAAATAGCCCTCGGCCCGCTCGAAGAGTCCCATCCGCCGATAGGCGTTGGCGATCCTGGCCAGTACCTCGCGCCCCTTGTTCTCCAGCCCCAGGGCCTCGTAGCGGCGGTGGGCATCGATAAGCTCCATCAGCCCCTCGGCCAGCTCCCCCTGGTAGGAGTACATCTCTCCCCGCAAGTTGAGGATGTCGGCCCGCTGCCGCTCATCCCCCAGCCTGCGCGCCAGGGTCAGGGCGGCGTCGTAGTCCTGCCGCGCCTCGTCCATGTTGCCGAGCAGTTGCTGATGATAACCGCGACAGGCGAGCAGTCCGCTCTCGGCGACCCTGTCCTTGCGGCCCCTCACCTCTGCCAGCGCCTTGTCGGCAAACTGCACGGCGCGCAGGAACTCCTCGTCCCGCTCGCTCGGCTGGGCCCAGCACTGCAACCGGGCGATGCGCCCTTGCACCTCGGGCGGGTAGTCATCGACATGAGCAACCAGGGCGGCGACCCGCTCGCGAAACACCTGCAGGGGCGGGGCATCATCCTCCAGCTGCTGCAGCTCCAGGGACAGCGCGGGCTCGGTCAGCCGGGGGGACACCGCGAAGGCCGGTGTCACTCCCAGCCATAACAGCAGGCTAATACCCATCAGGATCTTCATGCAGATTCAGTCTCCCCGTTCGATGGCCCGGACGCCGTGCCCACCGCCTCAATCATATCCCTCCTTGCCATGGGCGCACAGCCACGGCATTCATTGCCCTGTCAGCACTCACTCCCGCTATCTCATTCTTTACAGAAGGAAAGTCTGCATCGACTATAAGCGAACTGACACAAGGGAAGGGATGATGAATGACCTACGAGGAGCTGCGGGAGGCTTACGACAGGTTGTTGCTGGAGAATGAGCGCCTCAAACGCATCGCTGATGACGCACGGGAGAAGCTGGATGCCGCCATGGACGGCACAGGCCTGTGCATCTGGCAGAACCATGTCCCCACCGGCAAGCTCATCATCTTCAACCGGCGCTGGGGATCCATGCTCGGCTATCAGCCCAAGGAGCTGTCTGCCCACTTCGACATCTGGCGTGAGCACCTGCACCCGGAAGACAGGGAGCGGGTGCTGCAGGCCTTCTTCGACCACCTGGAGGGCAAGAGCCCTTTCTATCAGGTGATGCACAGGATGATCGGCAAGGATGGCAAGACCACCTGGGTGCTGGACCGCGGCCGGGTGGTGGAGCGCGATGAACAGGGCAACGCCATCCGGGTGATGGGCACCCACATCGACATCACCCACGAGAAGGAGTACGAGCAGCAGCTGGCCCAGCTCGCCCACCGGGATCCCCTCACCGGCCTGCTCAATCGCACCGCCATGCACCGCCAGTTTCCGGGGGAGCACAGGGCCATCTGCTTCATCGATCTCGATGACTTCAAGCAGGTGAACGACAACCTGGGCCACCGCGCCGGGGACGAGTTGCTGGTGGCCCTCAGCCAGCGGCTGCGCCACTGCTGCGGCGAGGAGGTCAGGCTGGGCCGGCTCGGGGGGGATGAGTTCGTGTTGCTGCTGCCCTGGCAGAGCGAGGATCCCAGGACCAGCCACCTGGCCCGTCAGTGTGTCGACACCATAGCCACCCCCTTCGAGCTGCCCAATGGAGAGGCGGCCGTGGGCATGAGCATGGGGATAGCGGCCATCCGGCCACAGGATGATTTCAGTACGGCGCTGGCCCGGGCCGATCAGGCCATGTACAGGGTCAAGCGCAGCGGCAAACGGGGATTCTATATCGCCAGACCGAGCGGCCAGCCGCTGCTGGATCAGGATCAGGTCAGCGAACGGGGCCTCTACCACAGGCAAGACGGCTGACGCCGGCCTGCCCCTAGCTGCGTTGCCAGCGCCTGAGCAGCCGGCCCCGCAGGCCGCAGTCCAGCAACCAGCTGTTGTCGAACACCCGCAAGATGGCCGACTTGGCATGCCTGGACATGGCGACGGCGTGGAAGCGGGTCTGCTGCGCTCGCCGCCGGTTCATCCGATCGAGCAGGGCATGGGGCAGGCTCTGGGCGATGAAGTCGGAGATCACCAGCACGTCCGCCTTGGCAAAGTCCGGTTGCTCCAGCTGCATCAGCGCCTGCTCGAGGCAGGGCACCAGATCGGTGCCACCGTGGAAACTCATGGAGAGGAAGCGCTCTGCCTTGTCCAGCCCCGTGTCTGCGGTGATCTCGAGCGTCGCCACCTCGGTGGAGAACAGCATCAGATAGCAGCCCCGCTTCTCGTCCATCGCCAGCTTGAGCAGGGCGAGAAACAGCGCCTTGGCGCACTCCTCCGGATAACCCCCCATGGAGCCCGAGGTATCGACGCAGACGATGAAGGGGCCCCGCGGCTGCACCTCCTGCCCGCCCTGCTCCGGGGAGCGCTGCATCAGCCGCTGACGCGGCAATGTGCCACGAGACTGATAGCTCAGCAGGCGCCGCTCCAGATAGCGGCGATAGAACTCCAGCTCCAGCTCCGGCAGGGCCAGCATCACAGCCTCGCTCGGCAAGAGCCGCATCAGATCGCTGGCCGGGTGCACCCCCACCAGATCGTCAGGCACGTCGTCGGTCTGCACCTCTTCCAGCTCGTGCATGGGCACAGGGGGCAGCGTCCGGGTGTCGGTTCGCCGATCCCGCTCGCTGCGCCCCAGCAGGGCCGCTATCTCCCCCAGCAGGGGTTCGCGCTGCAACATGCGGGCATATTGCTGCACCAGCACCAGGCTGCGCTTGTGCCAGCTGCCCTGAGCCAGATCCCAGAGCCCACCCGCCGAGATCTGGTGCGGATCCAGGGCATCGGCCAGGGTCCGGTTCGCCAGCAGCTGATCCTCTATCTCCTGGCGCTGCTTCTCCCGCTCCGCCTCGGCGATCTGCTGCTGCAACTGCAGCAGGCTGCCCACCAGACTGGCCCGCCACTTCTCCACGAACAGCTGACGCAGCCCCTCTGTCGGTTGACCCATGATCTGGCGCACCAGGCTGCGGGCATCCCCGGCGAAGGGGCTGTGCTGTTCCAGCGCCTCCAGCAGGGCCGGCAGCCGCCCCACCAGCTCGGGCAGGGGCAGCAATCTGTGGGACTGATAGAGCAGGTACTCTCGTTCGAGGGCCACCGGCACCGGCTTGTGGCGCATCTCCTCGCCGAGCTGCTCGCTCCAGGTCTGGATGCGTTTTTTCAGCAGCTTGCCCTGCAGCGGGGAGCGCTTGAGGAACTCGGAGATCTTGGGGGTGGACGCCAGCAGCAGCGCCATCTCCCCCGCCAGCTCCCCCTCACCGATGAGGAGCCCCAGATCCATCATGCCGATCTCTAGCATGGGCACTCCCTATGCAAGGGACGCACAAAGCCATGCTGCAGATGCGGCAGGCGGCCAAACACTTGGGGCCACGTCAGTCCGAAGAGCATCAGGCATCCAGCCTGGGCAGGCGATCCCGCCACTGCTGCAGCTCCTCGCCCAGCCGCTCCAGATCCCGGTTCAGCACGAAGAAGCTGTCCTCCACCTGGCGCAGCCAGTGCTCCCCGACAAAGAGATGGGGCTGGTGACGATCGAACAGGCTGCGCTGCCCCTTGAGGCTCTGCTGCACCCGGACAACCTGGCTCGCCAGCTCACCGAGCTCGGCCTGCCAGGGGGCCGTCACCACCTCGGGGATGGGGGTTCGCTCCACCAGCACCAGAGGCACAGGCTGGCGCTGGACATCCAGCACCTGCAGCCGCAACTGCTCGTCCAGCACCAGCTCGTAGTGCCCCTCCTTGGGGTTGCCAAGGGGCCAGCCCACCAGCGCCTCCCCATTGGGGTGCCAGTGGGAGAGCAGGGTGCGATCGAAGGTGAGGGTCTCGGTCAGCCGTTCGGGATCCCCGCCATCCAGGGGCGCCGGGGTGAGCAGCTGGAAGTGCACCTGCTTGCCGAAGGGTTTGGCGTTGGCCAGCGGCAGCTCGATGCCGCGGGCGCGGCGGCCGAACCACTGCTTGCGCTTGACCGCCTTGCAGGCGAGGCGCTGGGAGACGGCCCCCCTCAACTGCTTGAAGCGCTCGCGCAGGGCCAGCAGCTCGCGGGTCAGCACCAGTTGCTGGTAGCCGTAGAGGCGGGAGAACTCGCCGATCATCTCCAGCAAGGCGGTGCGGGAGGCCTCGTCGTGCCAGAGGCAATCCTTGAACAGCAGCAGATCCAGCGGGGCCACCTCGTCGCGGCCGTTGAAGAAGGCGCTCGCCTTGATGAGCCTCACCGCCTTCTTCCAGCGCCGATCCGACACGTAGCAGCCGTGACCCAGCTGGCTGTCGAGCTGCTGGCGCAACTGGTAGATGAGCTCGAAGCAGGCGTCGGGCAGACGCACCTGCTCGATCTCCTCCTGCCAGGCCTCGTACTCCTCACCCCGGATCTGCACCGAGGGGGGCAGGTTCTGGTGGGATTGGCCATCGCTCGCCAGCATGGCCTGGAAGTTGGATTTCTCCTGCACCCTGTCCATCCAGATCCGCACCAGCATGCGATCGTAGAGCGCCTCCAGCCCGCTGTCCGGGGCGGGCAACTCGTTCGAGGCGGTCACCAGCAGCCGCATGGGAATGGGGTGCTGGCTGTCGCCGTTGCGGAACTGCCGCTCGTTGATGGCGGTGAGCAGGGTGTTGAGGATGGCCGGGCCCGCCTTCCAGATCTCGTCGAGGAAGACCACCTCGGCCTCCGGCAGATAGCCCTGAGTCAGCCTCAGGTACTTGCCATCCTCCTTGAGCGCCTGGATGGAGAGGGGGCCGAACACCTCCTCCGGCGTGCTGAAGCGGGTCATCAGATATTCGAAGTGGCGGGCATCGTGAAAGGCGAGCTTGAGGCGCCGCGCGATCAGGCTCTTGGCGATGCCGGGGGGGCCCAGCAGGAAGACGCTCTCGCCACTCAAGGCAGCCAGCAGGCCGAGCCGCAGGGCGTCCTGGCGCTCATAGAGCCCCTCCCCGAGGGCGGCCAGCAGCCGTGGCAGGCGCTCATGGATGGGGGTGGCACGAACAGTATTCTGGGCTAAAGGCGGCATAGGCACAGTTCCGAAGCTGGTATTGTCATCAGTGTCCGCGGGGTCCGGCCTCAGGCCCCGCCTCACTGTCATGGTCTGTTGAATCTGTTCATCCCGCGGTCGGGGTCGGGATCCTGCACGGCCCTGGCGGGACAATCCCGGCACGCAAGGGGGTGCAGCAAAACCTGCGAGAGTGTACTCTGCGCATCAGAATTTACCCCAACGCAGATCAAGAGTGAGCCTTCGCCATGCAAGATCCCCTGCTGGACCCACTGCGTCAGCGCATCCTGGCCAGGATGGGCATCCCCCTCTGGCAACTGAGAGCCCAGGGCTTGCCAGGCAAACCGGCAGACGCTGCTGCAACCCGGCAGCCGGTGACCCTGGCGGCAGAGGATGCGGCGGCCCCACGCCAGCCGCTGGCGGTGCCGACCGGCAAGC from Aeromonas rivipollensis carries:
- the prfC gene encoding peptide chain release factor 3 yields the protein MMSAEFLSEVSKRRTFAIISHPDAGKTTITEKVLLFGQAIQRAGTVKGRGSGQHAKSDWMEMEKQRGISITTSVMQFPYADCLVNLLDTPGHEDFSEDTYRTLTAVDCCLMVIDAAKGVEDRTRKLMEVTRLRDTPILTFMNKLDREVRDPMEVMDEVERELKIMCAPITWPIGCGKSFKGVYHLYKDETYLYQSGQGHTIQEKRVVKGLNNPELDAAIGEDLAAQLRGELELVQGASPEFDHEAFIAGEMTPVFFGTALGNFGVDHMLDGLTDWAPAPMPRKAESREVVATEEKFSGFVFKIQANMDPKHRDRIAFMRIVSGTYSKGMKMRHVRIGKDVNISDAVTFMAGDREQAVEACAGDIIGLHNHGTIQIGDTFTQGEDLKFTGIPNFAPELFRRIRLRDPLKQKQLLKGLVQLSEEGAVQVFRPLISNDLVVGAVGVLQFDVVVSRLKSEYNVEAIYEAVNVSTARWVEGTDVKKFEEFKRKNEVNLALDGGDNLTYIAPTMVNLRLAQERHPDVAFRQTREH
- a CDS encoding diguanylate cyclase yields the protein MKILMGISLLLWLGVTPAFAVSPRLTEPALSLELQQLEDDAPPLQVFRERVAALVAHVDDYPPEVQGRIARLQCWAQPSERDEEFLRAVQFADKALAEVRGRKDRVAESGLLACRGYHQQLLGNMDEARQDYDAALTLARRLGDERQRADILNLRGEMYSYQGELAEGLMELIDAHRRYEALGLENKGREVLARIANAYRRMGLFERAEGYFRELEHDYRTLGDQERLVDIHTQQGLLYVDTAEYDKALPLMAEAERYYEAQQQDGVLAWSRIELATILLRQGKTAQAMAKLEQAATLLHQGEGADSVTLGHWHIVMATALDAMGKPAEALRHLNEAEPIFAREQNLRFLAWVHEVRARVLEHQGRVAEALASLKAFVQTRQELDQRLREQRALQMRFEFDLARKELENQALRSSQQLQAEKLKQLQERRYWQYLVVVLSLLVMGVLVLHQRSRTRKMQHLAMTDELTGIHNRRQIQAKGRKWFSQARASGKPLCVLLLDIDHFKKVNDQLGHQVGDQVLTAVAHCIEEQVRSLDRVGRNGGEEFLVLLPDTDLEEAAEVAERVRMAVSRLVIEGVPEDHPIHVSIGCAQYRAEDDNLGELIRRADEAMYAAKLAGRNRVVKAA
- a CDS encoding sensor domain-containing diguanylate cyclase; its protein translation is MTYEELREAYDRLLLENERLKRIADDAREKLDAAMDGTGLCIWQNHVPTGKLIIFNRRWGSMLGYQPKELSAHFDIWREHLHPEDRERVLQAFFDHLEGKSPFYQVMHRMIGKDGKTTWVLDRGRVVERDEQGNAIRVMGTHIDITHEKEYEQQLAQLAHRDPLTGLLNRTAMHRQFPGEHRAICFIDLDDFKQVNDNLGHRAGDELLVALSQRLRHCCGEEVRLGRLGGDEFVLLLPWQSEDPRTSHLARQCVDTIATPFELPNGEAAVGMSMGIAAIRPQDDFSTALARADQAMYRVKRSGKRGFYIARPSGQPLLDQDQVSERGLYHRQDG
- the viaA gene encoding ATPase RavA stimulator ViaA — its product is MLEIGMMDLGLLIGEGELAGEMALLLASTPKISEFLKRSPLQGKLLKKRIQTWSEQLGEEMRHKPVPVALEREYLLYQSHRLLPLPELVGRLPALLEALEQHSPFAGDARSLVRQIMGQPTEGLRQLFVEKWRASLVGSLLQLQQQIAEAEREKQRQEIEDQLLANRTLADALDPHQISAGGLWDLAQGSWHKRSLVLVQQYARMLQREPLLGEIAALLGRSERDRRTDTRTLPPVPMHELEEVQTDDVPDDLVGVHPASDLMRLLPSEAVMLALPELELEFYRRYLERRLLSYQSRGTLPRQRLMQRSPEQGGQEVQPRGPFIVCVDTSGSMGGYPEECAKALFLALLKLAMDEKRGCYLMLFSTEVATLEITADTGLDKAERFLSMSFHGGTDLVPCLEQALMQLEQPDFAKADVLVISDFIAQSLPHALLDRMNRRRAQQTRFHAVAMSRHAKSAILRVFDNSWLLDCGLRGRLLRRWQRS
- a CDS encoding ATPase RavA domain-containing protein — its product is MPPLAQNTVRATPIHERLPRLLAALGEGLYERQDALRLGLLAALSGESVFLLGPPGIAKSLIARRLKLAFHDARHFEYLMTRFSTPEEVFGPLSIQALKEDGKYLRLTQGYLPEAEVVFLDEIWKAGPAILNTLLTAINERQFRNGDSQHPIPMRLLVTASNELPAPDSGLEALYDRMLVRIWMDRVQEKSNFQAMLASDGQSHQNLPPSVQIRGEEYEAWQEEIEQVRLPDACFELIYQLRQQLDSQLGHGCYVSDRRWKKAVRLIKASAFFNGRDEVAPLDLLLFKDCLWHDEASRTALLEMIGEFSRLYGYQQLVLTRELLALRERFKQLRGAVSQRLACKAVKRKQWFGRRARGIELPLANAKPFGKQVHFQLLTPAPLDGGDPERLTETLTFDRTLLSHWHPNGEALVGWPLGNPKEGHYELVLDEQLRLQVLDVQRQPVPLVLVERTPIPEVVTAPWQAELGELASQVVRVQQSLKGQRSLFDRHQPHLFVGEHWLRQVEDSFFVLNRDLERLGEELQQWRDRLPRLDA